In Halosegnis marinus, one genomic interval encodes:
- a CDS encoding uroporphyrinogen-III synthase encodes MKPTIAVFRPDDERLADAVALLESLGAVPVGDPMLEVAPTGAAPRGDADYAILTSKTGVELAADAGWNPGDALVCAIGEATAGHLAEHGYPVDLVPEEFSSAGLVAALGDDAAGARVEVARSDHGSDVLLDGLNNAGAYVHETVLYELTRPEGSGESATLAAAGDLDAALFTSSLTVENFLDAAAARGVRDAALAGLDGAVVGCIGAPTRETAEGLGIAVDVVPDEADFGALARAVAARFD; translated from the coding sequence ATGAAACCGACCATCGCCGTCTTCCGACCCGACGACGAACGCCTCGCGGACGCGGTCGCCCTGCTGGAGTCGCTGGGCGCGGTGCCCGTCGGCGACCCGATGCTCGAAGTCGCGCCGACCGGGGCCGCGCCGCGCGGGGACGCCGACTACGCGATACTCACATCGAAGACCGGGGTCGAACTCGCCGCCGACGCGGGGTGGAACCCCGGCGACGCCCTCGTCTGTGCCATCGGCGAGGCGACCGCCGGCCACCTCGCCGAACACGGCTACCCGGTCGACCTCGTCCCCGAGGAGTTCTCCTCGGCGGGGCTGGTCGCCGCGCTCGGCGACGACGCGGCCGGCGCGCGCGTCGAGGTAGCCCGCTCGGACCACGGGAGCGACGTGCTGCTCGACGGCCTGAACAACGCCGGGGCGTACGTCCACGAGACCGTCCTCTACGAACTGACCCGCCCCGAGGGGAGCGGCGAGTCGGCGACGCTGGCCGCGGCCGGCGACCTCGACGCCGCGCTGTTCACCTCCTCGCTCACGGTCGAGAACTTCCTCGACGCGGCCGCGGCCCGCGGCGTGCGCGACGCGGCGCTCGCCGGCCTCGACGGCGCGGTCGTCGGCTGTATCGGCGCGCCGACCCGTGAGACGGCGGAGGGCCTCGGCATCGCCGTGGACGTGGTCCCCGACGAGGCCGACTTCGGGGCGCTGGCGCGGGCCGTCGCGGCGCGCTTCGACTGA
- a CDS encoding MFS transporter, with amino-acid sequence MGGWRAVGAVAGWQAAASLCYYSVFAATTYFRGTFGVSRTLVGVLTAVATLGYTLNLFPSGAAVDGFGEKRVMVVGLGGLAAATALMGLAPTVLALGGAVFLLGTFYATAMPASNRGIVRSAPPGRENSAMGLKQVGVTVGSGAASLVVAGVATVAAWQWGFGVVAVLAAGYAVVFLLTYEGGGGSGEWSLPDVASLRGNRAYLLLVVAGLFVGAVVFTTVSYTLLYADESVGVSAAAAGVVLAGVQATGSVGRLGAGALADRLGGGRGAATVTAAQAALAAVLFGVLAFGSPSPAVAVVLLLGVGVTILGSTGVYYSCMAAVVGDDEVGAATAGGQTAINAGGLVVPPAFGYLADTAGYGAGWALLAGCGVAAFLAVAAVRAVG; translated from the coding sequence ATGGGTGGCTGGCGCGCGGTCGGCGCGGTCGCGGGCTGGCAGGCGGCGGCCTCGCTGTGTTACTACTCCGTGTTCGCCGCGACGACGTACTTCCGCGGCACGTTCGGCGTCTCGCGCACCCTCGTCGGGGTGTTGACCGCCGTCGCGACGCTCGGCTACACGCTCAACCTCTTCCCGAGCGGCGCGGCCGTCGACGGGTTCGGCGAGAAGCGCGTGATGGTCGTCGGCCTCGGCGGGCTCGCGGCCGCGACGGCGCTGATGGGCCTCGCCCCCACCGTCCTCGCGCTCGGGGGCGCGGTCTTCCTCCTCGGGACGTTCTACGCGACGGCGATGCCCGCCTCGAACCGCGGCATCGTCAGGAGCGCGCCGCCGGGCCGGGAGAACTCCGCGATGGGGCTGAAGCAGGTCGGCGTCACCGTCGGCTCGGGGGCCGCCTCGCTCGTCGTCGCGGGGGTCGCGACCGTCGCCGCGTGGCAGTGGGGGTTCGGCGTCGTCGCCGTGCTCGCCGCCGGCTACGCGGTCGTCTTCCTCCTCACCTACGAGGGCGGCGGGGGCAGCGGCGAGTGGTCGCTGCCCGACGTGGCGAGCCTCCGGGGGAACCGCGCGTACCTCCTGCTCGTCGTCGCGGGGCTGTTCGTCGGCGCGGTCGTGTTCACGACGGTGAGCTACACCCTGCTGTACGCCGACGAGTCGGTCGGCGTCTCGGCGGCCGCGGCGGGGGTCGTCCTCGCCGGGGTGCAGGCGACGGGGAGCGTCGGTCGCCTCGGGGCCGGCGCGCTCGCCGACCGCCTCGGCGGGGGCCGCGGCGCCGCGACGGTGACCGCCGCGCAGGCAGCCCTCGCCGCCGTGCTGTTCGGCGTCCTCGCGTTCGGCTCGCCGTCGCCCGCCGTCGCCGTCGTCCTCCTGCTGGGCGTAGGGGTCACAATCCTCGGCTCCACGGGCGTGTACTACTCCTGTATGGCCGCGGTCGTCGGCGACGACGAGGTGGGCGCGGCCACCGCCGGCGGACAGACGGCCATCAACGCCGGGGGGCTCGTCGTCCCGCCGGCGTTCGGCTACCTCGCCGACACCGCCGGCTACGGCGCGGGGTGGGCGCTGCTCGCGGGCTGTGGCGTCGCGGCGTTTCTCGCCGTCGCGGCGGTGCGCGCGGTCGGTTAG
- a CDS encoding DUF5828 family protein — MEESVSGFSERGTWGDIVEHGERVTRALRDVGRERDDVTVPDGAFDAWDEWRPKQHERLDEDVNEKTAEQASVGEGTGEKEGVDPDEDVKAAGDKLADSYGKLDDPEEAVDEWRESVGHLARAADSAGRKAIRKVEGAVYKNVMTRIAPYYFDNELVSANVGRRGDEYSLEVNVNDDDLKIHVSNRLADYENTVERWHVDTEKETDVAEAVEGVETPDVQDEGDEGITEGRSRPTSN, encoded by the coding sequence ATGGAGGAGAGCGTCTCCGGGTTCAGCGAACGCGGCACGTGGGGCGACATCGTGGAACACGGCGAGCGCGTCACCCGCGCGCTGCGCGACGTGGGCCGGGAGCGCGACGACGTGACCGTCCCCGACGGGGCGTTCGACGCGTGGGACGAGTGGCGCCCGAAACAGCACGAGCGGCTGGACGAGGACGTCAACGAGAAGACCGCGGAACAGGCGAGCGTCGGCGAGGGGACCGGCGAGAAGGAGGGCGTCGACCCCGACGAGGACGTGAAGGCCGCCGGCGACAAGCTCGCCGACTCCTACGGGAAGCTGGACGACCCCGAGGAGGCCGTCGACGAGTGGCGCGAGTCCGTCGGCCACCTCGCGCGCGCCGCCGACTCCGCCGGCCGCAAGGCCATCCGCAAGGTGGAGGGCGCGGTGTACAAGAACGTCATGACGCGCATCGCGCCGTACTACTTCGACAACGAACTCGTGAGCGCGAACGTCGGCCGACGCGGCGACGAGTACAGCCTGGAGGTGAACGTCAACGACGACGACCTGAAGATACACGTCTCGAACCGCCTCGCGGACTACGAGAACACGGTCGAGCGCTGGCACGTCGATACGGAGAAGGAGACGGACGTGGCCGAGGCCGTCGAGGGCGTCGAGACCCCGGACGTGCAGGACGAGGGCGACGAGGGCATCACCGAGGGGCGTTCACGGCCCACCTCGAACTGA
- a CDS encoding cupin domain-containing protein, which produces MGYHHVDVSALEPAPDRPSTKRSVSDACGLDHLAAHVYEVAPGEEIPLAYHYHDEQEEVFYVTEGELRVETPEGDYLVPAGDAFVCEPESPQFAAVPEDGEATTVFVVGAPPVDDAHPYDPDADEP; this is translated from the coding sequence ATGGGTTACCACCACGTCGACGTGTCGGCGCTGGAGCCGGCGCCGGACCGCCCCTCGACGAAGCGCTCCGTCAGCGACGCCTGCGGGCTCGACCACCTCGCGGCGCACGTGTACGAGGTCGCGCCCGGCGAGGAGATACCGCTCGCGTACCACTACCACGACGAGCAGGAGGAGGTGTTCTACGTGACCGAGGGGGAGCTCCGCGTCGAGACCCCCGAGGGCGACTACCTCGTGCCCGCGGGCGACGCCTTCGTCTGCGAGCCGGAGAGCCCGCAGTTCGCCGCCGTCCCCGAGGACGGCGAGGCGACGACGGTGTTCGTCGTCGGCGCGCCGCCCGTCGACGACGCCCACCCGTACGACCCCGACGCCGACGAGCCGTGA